The following are encoded in a window of Astyanax mexicanus isolate ESR-SI-001 chromosome 6, AstMex3_surface, whole genome shotgun sequence genomic DNA:
- the LOC103033673 gene encoding protein SOGA3 isoform X4 produces the protein MNPATGGAGEIPRQADNSSMKQQQQRASSPARGKDVTPKTPSKTKAVSSKPSGRNSRSSSPASTAKDKPPGKSSASESPTLRRAEKAKKLEERTSSTEDSGGTDDSPLKGDTYRVVSDQPSSSKSSQGKGKSQRAEGAASSSKQAPKHPVGCGPGFWREGCLQSELIQFHMNKSLKKEGGAQSKTASSPPKEKMELSLEAAHRPQEPVSKMDQELESEIDRLNDENDDLKHEIEEMRAEMDEMRDTFYEEDACQLQVLRRELERANKNCRILQYRLRKAERKRMRYAETGEIDGELLRSLEQDLKVAKDVSVRLHNELENVEEKRTRTEDENEKLRQQLIEVEVTKQALQNELEKAKEASLKRRGGKDPQKSEKRTPQTPTEEENDDLKCQLALIKEEAVLMRKKMAKIDKEKDRLEQELQKYRSFYGDVDSPLSKGEAGGPPTTRESELKLRLRLVEEEANILGRKIVELEVENRGLKAELDDVRGEDLASGISDPSSREQGEALLEMRQQLQLVEDEAELLRRNLADMEEENKRVTGELNKLKFKAGSHEGPRHSGGAAADGAKTEALQEELKAARLQINELSGKVMQLQYENRVLLSNMQRYDLASHLGIRPSPRHSPRDSDAESDGGRRESDDDSSRLPPHRKREGPIGGESDSEEVRNIRCLTPTRSLYSPDSRFLSRSLKDRQQMIDIRIEAERLSRTIDRLIADTSTIIAEARVYVTNGELFGRLDEDEEGSRIREHELLYRINAQMKAFRKELQNFIDRLDVPKPEDRESEEPLSMFQPIILLILILVLFSSLSYGTIFKLVFLFTLFFVL, from the exons ATGAATCCGGCCACAGGAGGCGCTGGAGAAATCCCACGGCAGGCAGACAATagcagcatgaagcagcagcagcagagagcatCCTCCCCGGCCAGAGGCAAAGACGTTACACCCAAAACGCCCTCCAAAACCAAAGCCGTGTCCTCGAAGCCCAGCGGCAGAAACAGCCGCAGCAGCTCTCCCGCCAGCACCGCCAAAGACAAGCCGCCCGGCAAGAGCTCCGCGTCTGAGAGCCCCACTCTGAGGAGAGCAGAAAAGGCCAAGAAGCTGGAGGAGCGCACCAGTTCCACTGAAGACTCAGGGGGCACCGACGACTCCCCTTTGAAGGGTGACACCTACCGCGTAGTGTCTGATCAACCCAGCTCTTCCAAATCCTCCCAAGGGAAGGGCAAGAGTCAGAGAGCAGAGGGGGCAGCCTCCAGCAGCAAACAAGCACCCAAACACCCCGTGGGCTGTGGCCCTGGCTTTTGGAGAGAGGGATGCCTGCAGTCTGAGCTGATCCAGTTTCACATGAACAAGAGCTTGAAGAAAGAAGGAGGAGCGCAGTCCAAGACAGCAAGTTCTCCACCCAAGGAGAAGATGGAGCTGTCACTGGAGGCAGCACACAGGCCTCAGGAACCTGTGTCTAAGATGGACCAGGAGTTAGAGTCAGAAATTGACAGGCTGAATGATGAAAATGATGACCTCAAG CATGAAATAGAAGAGATGCGAGCAGAGATGGATGAGATGAGAGACACTTTCTACGAGGAGGATGCCTGCCAGCTGCAAGTCCTGCGCAGAGAGCTGGAGAGGGCCAACAAGAACTGCAGGATCCTCCAATATCGCCTGCGAAAGGCAGAGCGGAAGCGTATGCGATACGCAGAAACAGGCGAGATTGATGGAGAGCTTCTGCGGAGTCTGGAGCAAGATTTAAAG GTGGCAAAGGATGTATCTGTAAGACTGCACAATGAGCTAGAAAATGTGGAAGAGAAAAGAACAAGAACAGAGGATGAGAATGAAAAACTGAGGCAGCAGCTGATTGAGGTGGAGGTGACTAAGCAGGCTTTACAGAATGAACTGGAGAAAGCTAAAGAG GCGTCTCTAAAACGGAGAGGAGGCAAAGATCCACAGAAATCAGAAAAGAGGACTCCACAGACCCCAACAGAG GAGGAAAATGATGACCTAAAGTGCCAGTTGGCTCTCATTAAAGAAGAAGCTGTACTGATGAGAAAGAAGATGGCTAAGATTGACAAAGAAAAGGACCGACTTGAACAAGAGCTCCAGAAGTATCGCTCTTTCTATGGTGATGTGGACAGTCCTCTCTCTAAGGGTGAGGCTGGAGGACCCCCCACCACACGGGAGTCTGAGCTAAAGCTGCGTCTTCGGCTTGTAGAGGAAGAAGCCAACATCCTGGGAAGGAAGATTGTAGAGCTGGAAGTGGAGAACCGTGGGCTGAAGGCAGAGCTGGATGACGTGCGTGGAGAGGATCTGGCCAGTGGAATATCAGACCCCTCATCCCGGGAGCAGGGTGAGGCACTGTTAGAGATGCGACAGCAGCTGCAGTTAGTGGAGGATGAAGCTGAGCTGCTGCGTCGCAACCTGGCTGATATGGAGGAGGAGAATAAGCGGGTGACGGGTGAGCTGAACAAACTCAAATTTAAGGCCGGCTCACATGAGGGCCCACGACACAGTGGAGGTGCGGCGGCAGACGGGGCAAAAACCGAGGCTCTGCAGGAGGAGCTGAAGGCTGCCAGGCTGCAGATTAACGAGCTGAGTGGGAAAGTGATGCAGCTGCAGTACGAAAACCGGGTGCTGCTCTCCAATATGCAACGTTACGACCTGGCTTCACACCTGGGTATCCGGCCCAGCCCTCG TCACAGCCCCAGGGACAGTGATGCCGAGAGTGATGGAGGCCGCAGGGAGAGCGATGACGACTCCTCCCGCCTCCCGCCACATCGCAAGCGTGAAGGCCCTATTGGCGGAGAAAGTGACTCAGAAGAGGTCCGCAACATCCGATGTCTCACACCCACTCGCTCCCTGTACTCTCCCGATAGTCGTTTTTTATCCCGAAGCCTCAAAGATCGGCAGCAAATGATTGATATACGCATAGAGGCAGAGCGTCTAAGCAGGACCATCGACAGACTTATTGCTGATACCAGCACCATCATCGCTGAGGCACGGGTCTACGTGACAAATGGTGAGCTGTTTGGCCGGCTGGACGAGGATGAAGAAGGCAGCCGAATACGTGAGCATGAGCTTCTCTACCGCATTAATGCTCAGATGAAAGCTTTCAGGAAGGAGCTCCAGAACTTTATCGACCGGCTGGATGTTCCCAAACCAGAAGATCGGGAGAGTGAAGAGCCCCTCTCT ATGTTCCAGCCTATCATTTTGCTCATCcttattcttgttttattctccTCCCTATCATATGGTACTATTTTCAAACTGGTCTTtctttttacccttttttttgttctgtaa
- the LOC103033673 gene encoding protein SOGA3 isoform X3, producing the protein MNPATGGAGEIPRQADNSSMKQQQQRASSPARGKDVTPKTPSKTKAVSSKPSGRNSRSSSPASTAKDKPPGKSSASESPTLRRAEKAKKLEERTSSTEDSGGTDDSPLKGDTYRVVSDQPSSSKSSQGKGKSQRAEGAASSSKQAPKHPVGCGPGFWREGCLQSELIQFHMNKSLKKEGGAQSKTASSPPKEKMELSLEAAHRPQEPVSKMDQELESEIDRLNDENDDLKHEIEEMRAEMDEMRDTFYEEDACQLQVLRRELERANKNCRILQYRLRKAERKRMRYAETGEIDGELLRSLEQDLKVAKDVSVRLHNELENVEEKRTRTEDENEKLRQQLIEVEVTKQALQNELEKAKEASLKRRGGKDPQKSEKRTPQTPTEEENDDLKCQLALIKEEAVLMRKKMAKIDKEKDRLEQELQKYRSFYGDVDSPLSKGEAGGPPTTRESELKLRLRLVEEEANILGRKIVELEVENRGLKAELDDVRGEDLASGISDPSSREQGEALLEMRQQLQLVEDEAELLRRNLADMEEENKRVTGELNKLKFKAGSHEGPRHSGGAAADGAKTEALQEELKAARLQINELSGKVMQLQYENRVLLSNMQRYDLASHLGIRPSPRHSPRDSDAESDGGRRESDDDSSRLPPHRKREGPIGGESDSEEVRNIRCLTPTRSLYSPDSRFLSRSLKDRQQMIDIRIEAERLSRTIDRLIADTSTIIAEARVYVTNGELFGRLDEDEEGSRIREHELLYRINAQMKAFRKELQNFIDRLDVPKPEDRESEEPLSVIQGTGGFSSVYARATVTQPNTRFQPSVISTNHLYNSLLMWVGRTGGYCWI; encoded by the exons ATGAATCCGGCCACAGGAGGCGCTGGAGAAATCCCACGGCAGGCAGACAATagcagcatgaagcagcagcagcagagagcatCCTCCCCGGCCAGAGGCAAAGACGTTACACCCAAAACGCCCTCCAAAACCAAAGCCGTGTCCTCGAAGCCCAGCGGCAGAAACAGCCGCAGCAGCTCTCCCGCCAGCACCGCCAAAGACAAGCCGCCCGGCAAGAGCTCCGCGTCTGAGAGCCCCACTCTGAGGAGAGCAGAAAAGGCCAAGAAGCTGGAGGAGCGCACCAGTTCCACTGAAGACTCAGGGGGCACCGACGACTCCCCTTTGAAGGGTGACACCTACCGCGTAGTGTCTGATCAACCCAGCTCTTCCAAATCCTCCCAAGGGAAGGGCAAGAGTCAGAGAGCAGAGGGGGCAGCCTCCAGCAGCAAACAAGCACCCAAACACCCCGTGGGCTGTGGCCCTGGCTTTTGGAGAGAGGGATGCCTGCAGTCTGAGCTGATCCAGTTTCACATGAACAAGAGCTTGAAGAAAGAAGGAGGAGCGCAGTCCAAGACAGCAAGTTCTCCACCCAAGGAGAAGATGGAGCTGTCACTGGAGGCAGCACACAGGCCTCAGGAACCTGTGTCTAAGATGGACCAGGAGTTAGAGTCAGAAATTGACAGGCTGAATGATGAAAATGATGACCTCAAG CATGAAATAGAAGAGATGCGAGCAGAGATGGATGAGATGAGAGACACTTTCTACGAGGAGGATGCCTGCCAGCTGCAAGTCCTGCGCAGAGAGCTGGAGAGGGCCAACAAGAACTGCAGGATCCTCCAATATCGCCTGCGAAAGGCAGAGCGGAAGCGTATGCGATACGCAGAAACAGGCGAGATTGATGGAGAGCTTCTGCGGAGTCTGGAGCAAGATTTAAAG GTGGCAAAGGATGTATCTGTAAGACTGCACAATGAGCTAGAAAATGTGGAAGAGAAAAGAACAAGAACAGAGGATGAGAATGAAAAACTGAGGCAGCAGCTGATTGAGGTGGAGGTGACTAAGCAGGCTTTACAGAATGAACTGGAGAAAGCTAAAGAG GCGTCTCTAAAACGGAGAGGAGGCAAAGATCCACAGAAATCAGAAAAGAGGACTCCACAGACCCCAACAGAG GAGGAAAATGATGACCTAAAGTGCCAGTTGGCTCTCATTAAAGAAGAAGCTGTACTGATGAGAAAGAAGATGGCTAAGATTGACAAAGAAAAGGACCGACTTGAACAAGAGCTCCAGAAGTATCGCTCTTTCTATGGTGATGTGGACAGTCCTCTCTCTAAGGGTGAGGCTGGAGGACCCCCCACCACACGGGAGTCTGAGCTAAAGCTGCGTCTTCGGCTTGTAGAGGAAGAAGCCAACATCCTGGGAAGGAAGATTGTAGAGCTGGAAGTGGAGAACCGTGGGCTGAAGGCAGAGCTGGATGACGTGCGTGGAGAGGATCTGGCCAGTGGAATATCAGACCCCTCATCCCGGGAGCAGGGTGAGGCACTGTTAGAGATGCGACAGCAGCTGCAGTTAGTGGAGGATGAAGCTGAGCTGCTGCGTCGCAACCTGGCTGATATGGAGGAGGAGAATAAGCGGGTGACGGGTGAGCTGAACAAACTCAAATTTAAGGCCGGCTCACATGAGGGCCCACGACACAGTGGAGGTGCGGCGGCAGACGGGGCAAAAACCGAGGCTCTGCAGGAGGAGCTGAAGGCTGCCAGGCTGCAGATTAACGAGCTGAGTGGGAAAGTGATGCAGCTGCAGTACGAAAACCGGGTGCTGCTCTCCAATATGCAACGTTACGACCTGGCTTCACACCTGGGTATCCGGCCCAGCCCTCG TCACAGCCCCAGGGACAGTGATGCCGAGAGTGATGGAGGCCGCAGGGAGAGCGATGACGACTCCTCCCGCCTCCCGCCACATCGCAAGCGTGAAGGCCCTATTGGCGGAGAAAGTGACTCAGAAGAGGTCCGCAACATCCGATGTCTCACACCCACTCGCTCCCTGTACTCTCCCGATAGTCGTTTTTTATCCCGAAGCCTCAAAGATCGGCAGCAAATGATTGATATACGCATAGAGGCAGAGCGTCTAAGCAGGACCATCGACAGACTTATTGCTGATACCAGCACCATCATCGCTGAGGCACGGGTCTACGTGACAAATGGTGAGCTGTTTGGCCGGCTGGACGAGGATGAAGAAGGCAGCCGAATACGTGAGCATGAGCTTCTCTACCGCATTAATGCTCAGATGAAAGCTTTCAGGAAGGAGCTCCAGAACTTTATCGACCGGCTGGATGTTCCCAAACCAGAAGATCGGGAGAGTGAAGAGCCCCTCTCT GTTATACAAGGTACAGGAGGCTTTTCATCTGTTTACGCACGGGCTACAGTTACTCAACCAAACACACGCTTTCAACCTTCAGTGATTTCTACAAATCATCTTTACAACAGCCTATTAATGTG